The Coffea arabica cultivar ET-39 chromosome 1e, Coffea Arabica ET-39 HiFi, whole genome shotgun sequence genome has a window encoding:
- the LOC140004115 gene encoding elongation factor 1-alpha-like → MGKEKVHINIVVIGHVDSGKSTTTGHLIYKLGGIDKRVIERFEKEAAEMNKRSFKYAWVLDKLKAERERGITIDIALWKFETTKYYCTVIDAPGHRDFIKNMITGTSQADCAVLIIDSTTGGFEAGISKDGQTREHALLAFTLGVRQMICCCNKMDATTPKYSKARYDEIVKEVSSYLKKVGYNPDKINFVPISGFEGDNMIERSTNLDWYKGPTLLEALDQIQEPKRPSDKPLRLPLQDVYKIGGIGTVPVGRVETGVLKPGMVVTFGPTGLTTEVKSVEMHHEALQEALPGDNVGFNVKNVAVKDLKRGFVASNSKDDPAKGASSFTSQVIIMNHPGQIGNGYAPVLDCHTSHIAVKFSEILTKIDRRSGKELEKEPKFLKNGDAGLVKMIPSKPMVVETFSEYPPLGRFAVRDMRQTVAVGVIKAVDKKDATGAKVTKAAAKKGAK, encoded by the exons ATGGGTAAGGAAAAGGTTCATATCAACATTGTGGTCATTGGTCACGTCGACTCTGGAAAGTCGACCACTACTGGTCACTTGATCTACAAGCTTGGAGGAATTGACAAGCGTGTGATTGAGAGGTTTGAGAAAGAAGCTGCTGAAATGAACAAGAGGTCATTCAAGTATGCTTGGGTGCTTGACAAGCTCAAGGCTGAGCGTGAACGTGGTATCACCATTGATATTGCCTTGTGGAAGTTTGAGACCACAAAGTACTACTGCACTGTCATTGATGCTCCTGGACATCGTGACTTTATCAAGAACATGATTACTGGTACTTCTCAGGCTGATTGTGCTGTCCTTATCATTGACTCCACCACTGGTGGTTTTGAAGCTGGTATTTCTAAGGACGGTCAGACCCGTGAGCACGCGTTGCTTGCTTTCACCCTTGGTGTGAGGCAAATGATTTGCTGCTGCAACAAG ATGGATGCCACCACTCCCAAGTACTCCAAGGCACGTTatgatgaaattgtgaaggaaGTGTCTTCATACTTGAAGAAGGTCGGATATAATCCTGACAAAATAAACTTCGTCCCTATCTCTGGATTTGAGGGAGACAACATGATTGAGAGGTCTACCAATCTTGACTGGTACAAGGGCCCAACCCTCCTTGAGGCTCTTGACCAGATCCAGGAGCCCAAGAGGCCTTCAGACAAGCCACTCCGTCTCCCACTTCAGGATGTGTACAAGATTGGTGGCATTGGAACCGTCCCCGTGGGACGTGTTGAAACAGGTGTTCTCAAGCCTGGTATGGTTGTGACCTTTGGTCCAACTGGTCTGACAACTGAAGTTAAGTCTGTTGAGATGCACCATGAAGCTCTTCAAGAGGCACTTCCTGGTGACAATGTTGGTTTCAATGTGAAGAACGTTGCTGTGAAGGATCTCAAGCGTGGTTTTGTTGCTTCCAACTCCAAGGATGACCCAGCTAAGGGAGCTTCCAGCTTTACCTCCCAGGTCATCATCATGAACCACCCAGGCCAAATTGGCAATGGATATGCCCCCGTCCTTGATTGCCACACCTCTCACATTGCTGTCAAGTTCTCTGAGATCTTGACCAAGATTGACAGGCGATCTGGCAAGGAGCTTGAGAAGGAGCCCAAGTTCTTGAAGAATGGTGATGCGGGTTTGGTCAAGATGATTCCCTCCAAGCCCATGGTTGTTGAAACTTTCTCAGAGTACCCTCCCCTTGGTCGTTTTGCTGTTAGGGACATGCGCCAAACTGTTGCTGTTGGTGTTATCAAGGCTGTTGACAAGAAGGATGCTACTGGTGCCAAAGTCACCAAGGCTGCTGCTAAGAAGGGTGCCAAATGA
- the LOC113708356 gene encoding exonuclease V, chloroplastic isoform X2 yields MTKSPTDSPSTQDTTTRTCSTPDIPIEIIPDEEMALIEAAFASATRTISSLTRFQRNITAPPNDNIRSIKSITLLSKKRISRCSRTGSDSVADIEDSGGDDGLTQKKKKQNRVHGSLLHKFRRKRGLSVTDITAGEWCEKQMEFTLNLGRAKSNKAMEAGIARHAALEEEVVKKVKIHVASVEDTWAVKFMNFILGANQLLFDGLTRELPLLQLMCYKRLWDNLVADKFPSGQFFDFFALNPHVILSDEIREHTAKSGFPADTLNDLVAYYRNTCCMLPPAQDQLLLRYEYQEDQSLIGEDQFAYDADWLNNQLKSCLEFWRGEREPSYAAEEERWKCNFCSFYSQCPANSKLDPPS; encoded by the exons atgacCAAGTCCCCAACTGACTCCCCTTCAACCCAAGACACCACCACTCGtacttgttcaacccctgacatCCCAATTGAGATCATCCCAGACGAAGAAATGGCCCTCATTGAAGCTGCTTTCGCCTCTGCAACTCGGACCATTTCCTCCTTGACTCGATTTCAAAGAAATATTACAGCTCCGCCTAATGATAATATACGGTCTATAAAGTCCATAACTTTATTGTCCAAAAAGCGGATTTCCAGATGTAGCCGAACTGGGTCTGACTCGGTGGCAGATATAGAGGACTCGGGTGGTGATGATGGGCTAactcagaagaagaagaagcagaatCGAGTTCACGGCTCACTTTTGCATAAATTTAGGAGGAAAAGAGGCTTATCTGTTACTGATATTACTGCCGGG GAATGGTGTGAGAAACAAATGGAGTTTACTCTGAACCTTGGCAgagcaaaatcaaataaagcTATGGAAGCTGGTATTGCTCGCCATGCAGCACTTGAAGAAGAG gttgtcaaaaaggtcaaaatCCATGTTGCATCCGTTGAAGACACATGGGCTGTGAAGTTTATGAATTTTATACTTGGGGCAAATCAGTTGCTATTTGATGGACTGACGCGTGAATTGCCTTT GCTTCAGTTGATGTGCTACAAGCGTCTGTGGGACAATTTAGTGGCTGATAAATTTCCTTCTGGACAGTTTTTTGATTTCTTTGCTTTGAATCCTCACGTCATTCTTTCAGATGAGATCAGAGAGCACACAGCCAAATCAGGTTTTCCTGCAGAT ACTCTGAATGATTTGGTGGCATACTATCGAAATACTTGTTGTATGCTGCCTCCAGCTCAGGACCAACTGTTACTAAG GTATGAATACCAAGAAGATCAATCTTTAATCGGTGAAGATCAGTTTGCTTATGATGCTGATTGGCTCAATAATCAACTCAAGTCTTGTCTGGAGTTCTGGCGAGGGGAACGAGAACCCAGTTATGCTGCAGAAGAGGAGCGGTGGAAATGCAACTTCTGTAGTTTTTATTCCCAGTGTCCAGCAAACTCCAAACTTGATCCACCTAGCTAA
- the LOC113728050 gene encoding pentatricopeptide repeat-containing protein At2g27800, mitochondrial-like, translating to MLSVPRNHVTKIRSKMVSLWQNLSVRGSEVHSSYLKIAPRLASFYNHSIVTHSFHPISSIWNFRCHSAPIQISIASNQTLLVAFSLSLFLVSFYSTSPYPIRRLRGPPSRSLRRRMSKRAKAAAKPVLDEAQFERAISGLPPRFTPEELCNVIVLEKDPLVCLELFNWASKQHRFRHNVSSFHITIKKLGAAKMYQEMDDVVNQVLAIRSMGTEALYNTMIYYFTEARKLTRAVNIYNHMRDIGKLDCRPSITTFNILFAALLSRGKNSYINHMYMETTRCLFRQMIDDGIEPDIFSLNSMIKGYVLSLHVNDALRVFHQMGVVYKCLPNSFSYDYLIHGLCAQGRTNNARELCMEMKEKGFVPSSKSYKSIVNSLALSGEVDEAVKYLWEMTENQRSADFITYRTILDETCRQRGAEDAKHLLQELQEKGLLDGHTCRQLLHEVEGNIGNSHFRTQFS from the exons ATGCTTTCAGTACCAAGAAATCATGTCACAAAAATTCGGTCCAAGATGGTATCTTTGTGGCAAAATCTATCTGTTAGGGGCTCAGAAGTTCATAGTTCTTACTTAAAGATTGCCCCACGTTTAGCATCCTTTTATAATCATTCAATAGTTACTCATTCTTTTCATCCCATTTCCAGTATATGGAATTTTAGATGCCATTCAGCTCCCATCCAGATTTCAATTGCTTCAAATCAAACACTCCTGGTTGCATTTTCCCTCTCactttttctggtttctttttATTCTACAAGTCCGTATCCAATTCGACGCCTGAGGGGACCCCCTTCAAGATCTTTAAGGAGGAGAATGAGTAAGAGGGCAAAAGCTGCCGCAAAACCTGTTCTAGATGAAGCCCAATTTGAGAGGGCTATTTCTGGGCTCCCACCTAGGTTCACTCCCGAGGAACTTTGCAATGTCATAGTTTTAGAGAAGGAccctttagtttgtttggaGTTGTTTAATTGGGCTTCAAAACAGCATAGGTTTAGGCACAATGTTTCAAGTTTCCACATTACAATAAAGAAACTTGGTGCTGCGAAAATGTACCAAGAGATGGATGATGTTGTTAATCAAGTGCTTGCTATTCGTTCTATGGGTACGGAAGCTCTTTACAATACAATGATCTATTATTTTACAGAAGCTCGAAAATTGACTAGAGCAGTGAACATATATAATCACATGAGGGATATCGGAAAATTGGACTGCAGGCCTTCAATTACCACATTTAATATCCTTTTTGCAGCTTTATTGAGTAGGGGAAAGAACTCATACATAAATCACATGTATATGGAGACAACTAGATGCCTTTTCAGACAAATGATCGACGATGGGATTGAACCTGATATTTTCTCCTTGAATTCTATGATAAAGGGATATGTGCTTTCACTTCATGTTAATGATGCCCTCAGAGTATTTCATCAGATGGGAGTGGTCTATAAGTGCTTGCCTAATTCCTTTTCATATGATTACTTGATCCATGGATTGTGTGCACAAGGAAGAACGAATAACGCCAGGGAGTTGTGTATGGAAATGAAGGAGAAAGGATTTGTCCCTAGTAGTAAATCATACAAATCAATTGTGAACTCCTTGGCTCTGAGTGGAGAAGTTGATGAAGCGGTGAAGTACTTGTGGGAGATGACTGAAAACCAAAGATCAGCTGATTTTATCACCTATAGGACCATACTTGATGAAACTTGTCGCCAAAGAGGGGCCGAAGATGCCAAGCATTTATTGCAAGAGTTACAAGAGAAGGGCCTGCTAGACGGGCATACTTGCAGGCAGCTTCTACATGAGGTTGAAGGAAATATCGGAAACTCACATTTCAGAACTCAATTCAG CTAA
- the LOC113708324 gene encoding vicilin-like seed storage protein At2g28490, whose protein sequence is MGKISAVFLALLVVCFALVATVGGFYNQDEGGAGIGGGGKGGEREEGGGEGGEPGVGGNSRFLLRESLDVVRTDAGHMRVIRNGGHRLWRSPMHMGLITMEPNSLFIPQYLDSNLILFVRRGEARIGHVYEDDFAERHLKTGDLYRIASGSAFYLVNAAEGQKLYIICSIETSENYGWHWHQHGFRSFFVGGGTNPTSILSGFDPLTMSTAFNVSVDELRDFMTRQHLGPIVYLSDSSAPSMWSKFLDLKEHQRLAHLKRIVHAEEEANQDEEQPTWSFRKLLISIFGEEKNRDDDTRGRGRGPEACNIYERKADFKNDYGWSKAVDENDYSPLRHSDIGVYLVNLTAGSMMAPHVNPRAVEYGIVLRGTGRIQIVFPNGSLAMDAQVKEGDAFWIPRYFPFCQIASRAGPFEFFGFTTSSRDNRPQFLVGANSLLDNMRGPELAAAFGVDEERLGEILDAQRESTILPSSPVAPSGEGEPTKPSSREERAVPKMIRSFGSDMIMGFD, encoded by the exons ATGGGAAAGATTTCTGCAGTGTTTTTAGCTTTATTGGTGGTGTGTTTTGCACTGGTGGCCACTGTTGGTGGTTTCTATAACCAAGATGAAGGGGGAGCAGGGATCGGTGGAGGAGGAAAAGGAGGAGAGAGGGAGGAGGGCGGTGGCGAAGGAGGAGAGCCTGGGGTGGGGGGAAACAGCAGGTTCTTGTTGCGGGAGTCACTGGATGTGGTGAGAACTGATGCTGGGCATATGAGGGTGATAAGGAATGGCGGTCATAGACTCTGGAGAAGTCCAATGCATATGGGCTTGATTACTATGGAACCAAACAGTCTTTTCATCCCTCAGTATCTTGATTCCAATCTCATCCTCTTCGTCCGTAGAG GGGAAGCAAGAATTGGACACGTCTACGAGGATGATTTTGCAGAAAGGCATTTGAAGACTGGGGATCTGTATAGAATTGCATCTGGTTCTGCATTCTACTTGGTTAACGCCGCAGAAGGCCAGAAGCTTTACATAATCTGTAGCATTGAAACGTCCGAGAACTATGGATGGCATTGGCATCAGCATGGCTTCCGG TCTTTCTTCGTCGGTGGAGGAACAAATCCCACATCTATACTCTCTGGATTCGATCCTTTAACAATGTCGACTGCGTTTAAT GTCTCAGTGGATGAATTGAGAGATTTCATGACAAGGCAACATTTAGGCCCAATCGTGTATTTATCTGATTCTAGTGCACCAAGCATGTGGTCAAAATTCTTGGACCTAAAAGAGCATCAGAGGCTAGCTCACTTGAAGAGAATCGTGCATGCTGAAGAAGAGGCAAACCAAGACGAAGAGCAGCCAACTTGGTCATTCAGGAAGCTATTGATATCAATCTTCGGGGAGGAAAAGAATAGAGATGATGACACGAGAGGCAGAGGGAGAGGCCCAGAGGCTTGCAACATTTACGAAAGAAAAGCCGACTTCAAGAACGATTATGGATGGAGCAAAGCCGTGGACGAAAATGATTACTCTCCTCTTCGCCACTCTGATATTGGTGTCTACCTCGTCAATCTTACCGCG GGATCAATGATGGCACCCCACGTTAATCCAAGAGCAGTCGAGTATGGAATAGTTTTGAGAGGAACCGGTAGAATCCAGATTGTCTTTCCGAATGGAAGTTTGGCAATGGATGCACAAGTGAAAGAGGGAGATGCATTTTGGATTCCTAGGTACTTCCCATTCTGCCAAATTGCATCAAGAGCTGGCCCGTTTGAGTTCTTCGGCTTCACCACATCTTCGCGAGACAACCGGCCCCAGTTCTTGGTAGGAGCAAATTCACTTCTAGATAACATGAGGGGACCTGAACTTGCAGCTGCATTTGGTGTGGATGAGGAAAGGCTCGGAGAAATCCTCGACGCTCAGCGCGAATCCACAATCTTACCTTCTTCACCTGTTGCACCATCGGGCGAGGGCGAGCCGACGAAGCCTAGTAGTAGGGAAGAGAGAGCTGTACCAAAAATGATCAGGAGCTTTGGCAGTGACATGATCATgggttttgattag
- the LOC140019047 gene encoding uncharacterized protein: MIRIIIGKNPFQVSLPQQFQQASNSPASASIIRTLPAEQCSYALNNKVTRPFPSPTFKDKGNVLGNIGCNQADSRSQFSCSDFTEHFRGASKPGIRISQSPNNSGELPYTESGKKLKDQISSFSSYEKGSTSNSVTQDTCVATDITHNADKSFICMNCYKFLTEIAEKTSGLSALLPTNQVYELPHNPSAKTRRSAGSSYLQISVYIQEEELPGVFLRLFRRRIRCQWICFCYLGLVYQWRWDSFMEVVDFQQIYLYVMVTLLCIFF; the protein is encoded by the exons ATGATC AGGATTATAATTGGAAAAAATCCTTTCCAAGTCTCCTTGCCACAGCAATTTCAACAGGCTTCTAACTCACCAGCTTCTGCATCTATTATACGTACCCTTCCTGCTGAACAATGTTCCTATG CTTTGAATAATAAAGTTACTAGACCCTTTCCTTCTCCAACCTTCAAAGACAAGGGAAACGTTCTTGGAAATATTGGTTGTAATCAAG CTGATTCACGCAGTCAGTTCTCATGCTCTGATTTTACAGAACACTTCAGAG GTGCTTCAAAACCTGGTATCCGAATTTCTCAGTCTCCAAACAATAGTGGTGAACTACCTTATACTGAGTCGGGTAAAAAATTGAAGGACCAGATTTCTTCATTCTCAAGCTATGAGAAAG GGTCTACTTCTAACTCTGTGACACAAGATACATGTGTAGCCACTGATATCACACACAATGCAG ATAAATCATTCATATGTATGAACTGCTACAAATTCTTGACAGAAATAGCAGAAAAAACTTCAG GTTTGTCAGCTCTGCTGCCAACAAACCAGGTGTATGAACTTCCTCATAATCCCTCTGCTAAAACAAGAAGAAGTGCAG GATCAAGCTACTTGCAAATTTCTGTATATATTCAAGAAGAAGAACTCCCAGGGGTTTTCCTTCGCTTGTTTAGGAGAAGAATCAg GTGCCAGTGGATTTGCTTTTGTTATCTTGGTTTGGTATATCAATGGAG GTGGGATTCTTTCATGGAGGTTGTGGATTTTCAGCAAATATATCTATATGTGATGGTAACgcttttgtgtatttttttttaa
- the LOC113708356 gene encoding exonuclease V, chloroplastic isoform X1, with amino-acid sequence MTKSPTDSPSTQDTTTRTCSTPDIPIEIIPDEEMALIEAAFASATRTISSLTRFQRNITAPPNDNIRSIKSITLLSKKRISRCSRTGSDSVADIEDSGGDDGLTQKKKKQNRVHGSLLHKFRRKRGLSVTDITAGEWCEKQMEFTLNLGRAKSNKAMEAGIARHAALEEEVVKKVKIHVASVEDTWAVKFMNFILGANQLLFDGLTRELPLVSFEEGLWMVGVIDEIRMPVTETERYPTLVDTKTRARAKLPTEAQQRNGRLQLMCYKRLWDNLVADKFPSGQFFDFFALNPHVILSDEIREHTAKSGFPADTLNDLVAYYRNTCCMLPPAQDQLLLRYEYQEDQSLIGEDQFAYDADWLNNQLKSCLEFWRGEREPSYAAEEERWKCNFCSFYSQCPANSKLDPPS; translated from the exons atgacCAAGTCCCCAACTGACTCCCCTTCAACCCAAGACACCACCACTCGtacttgttcaacccctgacatCCCAATTGAGATCATCCCAGACGAAGAAATGGCCCTCATTGAAGCTGCTTTCGCCTCTGCAACTCGGACCATTTCCTCCTTGACTCGATTTCAAAGAAATATTACAGCTCCGCCTAATGATAATATACGGTCTATAAAGTCCATAACTTTATTGTCCAAAAAGCGGATTTCCAGATGTAGCCGAACTGGGTCTGACTCGGTGGCAGATATAGAGGACTCGGGTGGTGATGATGGGCTAactcagaagaagaagaagcagaatCGAGTTCACGGCTCACTTTTGCATAAATTTAGGAGGAAAAGAGGCTTATCTGTTACTGATATTACTGCCGGG GAATGGTGTGAGAAACAAATGGAGTTTACTCTGAACCTTGGCAgagcaaaatcaaataaagcTATGGAAGCTGGTATTGCTCGCCATGCAGCACTTGAAGAAGAG gttgtcaaaaaggtcaaaatCCATGTTGCATCCGTTGAAGACACATGGGCTGTGAAGTTTATGAATTTTATACTTGGGGCAAATCAGTTGCTATTTGATGGACTGACGCGTGAATTGCCTTT AGTAAGCTTTGAAGAAGGTCTATGGATGGTGGGAGTAATTGATGAAATTCGAATGCCTGTTACAGAAACTGAAAGATATCCTACATTAGTTGATACAAAAACTCGTGCACGAGCAAAGCTTCCTACTGAAGCACAACAGAGAAATGGAAG GCTTCAGTTGATGTGCTACAAGCGTCTGTGGGACAATTTAGTGGCTGATAAATTTCCTTCTGGACAGTTTTTTGATTTCTTTGCTTTGAATCCTCACGTCATTCTTTCAGATGAGATCAGAGAGCACACAGCCAAATCAGGTTTTCCTGCAGAT ACTCTGAATGATTTGGTGGCATACTATCGAAATACTTGTTGTATGCTGCCTCCAGCTCAGGACCAACTGTTACTAAG GTATGAATACCAAGAAGATCAATCTTTAATCGGTGAAGATCAGTTTGCTTATGATGCTGATTGGCTCAATAATCAACTCAAGTCTTGTCTGGAGTTCTGGCGAGGGGAACGAGAACCCAGTTATGCTGCAGAAGAGGAGCGGTGGAAATGCAACTTCTGTAGTTTTTATTCCCAGTGTCCAGCAAACTCCAAACTTGATCCACCTAGCTAA